Part of the Bombyx mori chromosome 19, ASM3026992v2 genome is shown below.
ccctgcctatttctgccatgaagcagtaacgcgtttcggtctgaagggtagggcagccgttgtaactatactgagatcttagaacttatatctcaaagtgggtggcgcatttacgttgtagatgtctatgggctccagtaaccacttaacaccaggtgggcggtgagctcttccaaccatcaaagcaataaaaataaaaattcaaggtTGAAACTACTGTTATGACTATGCAATTGGGTTTTAGCTCTCGCAGTTCGAGGCGTGTGGCGGTATTCACGCAGTGATATGTATGGTCACCGgaaaacacttaacaccagtgggcCGTGAATGCGTTTACCTTAACTATGAAATTGATAAATAACAAACTTTATTGCACGAGATTAGATAGatggaaggaaagagaccccaaGGTCGATCACCTAGCCGCTGCTGTAACCAAAAAACACCCTAATTGGGCAGCCCTACGAGAACCTGAGGACTGGACgaggtggaaacagctcacgagacagaccacggtcaagtttcgggtatacgaccttcagtaatgaagaaagcgacgaagaagaacaGAAATAGTTGGATCTAAAGTAGTGGAAgtcttaaaaaacaaataattacatGACACATGAGCTttagtaaatgtttttattggttTTGTAGGTAGATGAGCATGCGCAACTAATGATAAGTAGCCatcatcgctcatggacatcagcaatgctagagAAACAGGCAAGCCTATAGCTGGTttgttaaaatttcaatatcacTGAATACTGCACTAAGAGTTTCGACGTCCGTATTAAATATAATCCTTAATAGTAACGCTGTATTAAAACTAGTTTACCTCTGGTATGTCCTTAAGCTTGTAATCATCCAACAGATATCCACCCAAGGCATCGCATGCTGCCTCCACCACTTCAGGATGATTCGAATCGGCCACGTAAGCCCAGAGCCGGCGGCAGGAGGCACTGATCAGCCAGTCGTAGTCAGGAGTCGACACCCTCAGGGCTGGCACTTCGGCAAGCAGGTTACAAACGCTGCATTGAGGGtagttttatacatatttttttaaagggattttatgaccaggtaactaagacctttaggtcaagtcttattttaatttttaatctttttttttatgaaaaacgataatatggagtgaaattaaattaaatcaagatgattaatttgatatATCTCACGCAATCTGTTACATCCATACATTTGAGTACGCTACATTGAGTTTTAATAAAGCATTCTACTCTCAACTAACATCggaatcatagataatacacataaattagttatagataagcaactcaagcactcaacaaaaatgtttacgggcatcggtcactagatggcttcgcttcgttTAGTTTTTCATTGCTCCTGTTGATGGTGGTAAcaaattacctatcctatattgtatttttaattaaggattttgtaaattttcagatcAATTTggatataacaaataaagacttaaatgccttaactttaataacatttaaatttatttatatatttatttataactttatataataGACagtaaaggcggacttaatgccataggcattctctgacagtctaccttaggggggtgcagagatgaaccttggtaggtgtagtgtgatagtgatattacttaaacatatgtgtgtatatttattaagtgtatatattaagtttaggggcatccgctacaagatgtcaaTAGTTTCCATACACAaaaatttgtcttaaagtatcgcaatTTGAGGACCCTAATCGGAATGATAATCATGATTACGCGAGAAATTCTGCTTAGTGAGAAGCGTTGGGTTCATTACGTTCTATCAATGTATGTAAATGTCATTAATAAACACCAAAATATATGCAAAATAACCTTGTATAAGGTGAACAAGTTGCTAAGAGGTTGAACAACTACGCGTTGCAGTTTTATTTAACCTTCCGCTTGAATAATATCGTACTGGACCATTTATACCATACGTTACGTTGGTGGATACATctttattaaagttattaacTATAATTTAGCGTCTGACCATTGTTGCGCTGTGTTTTGGATTTTGTCCCGTAAAAATCATTATATGTaccattataaatattaaaatttcttatttaaacacTGATTAGTGAAGAGACAGTTACGAGCTTTAAGTATCTACATTGAATTTTGCTACTTAATCCCGTGAATTTTGGATTGAATTTGTATTGTTCAAAATTGTGTGATAGATCATTCTGTAAATTTTCAcggtttcaattaattaatcgcGGTTCTTCTATGAAGTTTGTAGTGACAGGAAGCTACAGCGACTTAacttcacctttttttttaaatctatttgtaAAGATGTtgtctaaaaataaaagtgcatatgagaaaaatttaaattagactATTGTATCGAGCATAGATACGACATAGATTGTGCAAATATAACATTCAACACTTATTTACGGAATCGGTCTGTTAGCTGACGCGTTcgctggattttttttttaaaaaaacaatgaaaattaaaataattctgcTCCTTCTCGTCCAAGTTTTAGCTAGAAAACGAAGTAACTATATAAAAGCCGCATCGAATTTCACATCCCTAGGTTACAAATGTGGATTTTCTGTTGAAGAAATCGACGTTCAAACAGAAGACGGTTACATACTCAAAATGTTTCATATCGAAGGAGATAAGAGGCGACCAGTACTCCTGTTACACGGCATCGTGGATTCAGCCGATACTTTCATATTGAGAGGGCAGAACTCTTTAGCTGCGACCCTAGCGAGAGAAGGCTACGACGTGTGGGCTGCTAACACTAGAGGATCCACCTACTCGCGTCGCCACGTTACCCTGGAACCCAGCGATAAACGATTCTGGGAGTTTACATTCCACGAGGTCGGCTACTACGACCTGCCCGCGTTCATAAACCACATTTTAAAGGTAAATGGAGTCAAAAAATTGAGCGCGGTCGCTCATTCTCAAGGAAACACGAATTTCTACGTGCTGGGCGCGACCAGACCTGAATACAACGAGAAAGTGAGAGTTTTAACGTCTTTAGGGCCGGTTTGTTTCCTGACATACGTACCGACAGTCTTTGAATTAATGATACAAAGCAGAATAGTCATCAACGAAGTCCTCTTGGCGTTCGACGAAGAGGAAATCTTCAGTCCCTCACTGAGAAAATTCATCCGATATTGGTGCACTGAGACCGTAATGCGAGTTCGGATCTGTCGTGACATTTTCTTCGAGCTAGCCGGGAAGGATGAGCAAGAATTTGAGGAGGAATTCGTTCCGGTTGTTCTAAATCACTACCCGACGGCCACGTCGCGACGGAATATCATGCATTTGGCGCAAATTTCGGAGAAAACTCGATTCAGCCAATACGACTTTGGAAGAGCACAAAATCTGAAGGTTTACAATGCGGTGAGCGCACCGGAATACGACCTCGGCAAGGTGACTATGCCCGTGGCTCTGTTTGTCGGTAAAAACGACAAGTTGACCTCAGCTAAGGACGTGCGTTTACTCCTAAATAGTTTGCCCAATATTGTCGAATACCGGCAAATGTCTAGGGATCAATTCAATCACATAGACCACGTGTGGGGCAGAAACATGGACGCATATCTTTTTCCGCACGTTttaaaggtattaaaaaaagttttgtaagtattaatataataataataatattttcgtaaatatacctaaatgtttctttttttttgttacatgaaTCAATAAATTATGTCGTGTTCTGCAAATTGGTGTATCCGTGAGCTGTGATCCTTGCTTGCTGCCTATCTATATGAACAAGTTTAATTTTGATGGTTTGAATTTCACTTACACAAGATTTTTATAGTGCAACCAATTTTTTACTATAACTTTGAACAGAATTCGTAAAAGTGACCATCGCTGGTCGTAGAGTAAGATCGGTAAGTGTAAAACAGTGAGAAGTCTTTTTACATTTCGCGTACTttagatggtcagatctagcaagagaagcacttggtggcaGTTTGTACCATGCGGTCCTTACCACCCGTGATCGAatacagtggaagaacgtcacatgtggtcgcgatccttttttttattgcttagatgggtggacgagctcacagcccacctgatgttcagtggttactggagcccatagacatctacgacgtaaatgcgccacccaccttgagacataagttctaaggtctcaagtatagttacaacggctgcaccacccttcaaatcgaaacgcattactgcttcacggcagaaataggcagggtggtggtacctacccgcgcgaactcacaagaggtcctaccaccagtaattacgcaaattataattttgcgggtttgatttttattacataatgttattccttcaccgtggaagtcaatcacgaacatttgctgagtacgtacttcattagaaaaattggcacaagcgcctgagattcgaacaccggtgcatcgctcaacacgaatgcacccgacgtcttatcctttaggccacgacgacttcagcaatgagggaacgatatagaagaagatagtTATAATTATCGGCAAATAGAAGTATGTAGTTCTATCAAAAATCTGAATCGCGTTGGCGTATttataaatactatttattatacgtatttttaacgaccgtctggtgtagtggtaagtgacatggtcactacacaagggggtcgcgggttcgaattccgccaagggaagatatttgtatgataaatataaatgtcttttccagggttatggatgtatcttaaatatatgtatgtgtataataaaaatcttacatttatttccgttatctggtacctgtaacacaagttctttacgaacttatcacgggaccagttaacgtggtgtgattgttagtaaatatttattatttatttattattattactccaCGGATATTAGCTCCGGAACCATActtcatgtaatattttgttaatgtaATGTCTTGTTATTAGAAAACGAAAACATCCAAGTTTCTCACAAATgcttctattctatcagcccatggacgtccactgctggacataggcctcccccaagcctcgccacaaagaccggtcccgCGCTGTctacatccagcggatccccgcgaacctcaataggtcgtcggcccaccttgtgggagacctacccacgctacgtcttccagtacgcggtcgccactcaagaaccttctggccccaacggccatccgttccgcgagcaatgtgtcctgtcCACTGC
Proteins encoded:
- the LOC110385344 gene encoding lipase 1, with amino-acid sequence MKIKIILLLLVQVLARKRSNYIKAASNFTSLGYKCGFSVEEIDVQTEDGYILKMFHIEGDKRRPVLLLHGIVDSADTFILRGQNSLAATLAREGYDVWAANTRGSTYSRRHVTLEPSDKRFWEFTFHEVGYYDLPAFINHILKVNGVKKLSAVAHSQGNTNFYVLGATRPEYNEKVRVLTSLGPVCFLTYVPTVFELMIQSRIVINEVLLAFDEEEIFSPSLRKFIRYWCTETVMRVRICRDIFFELAGKDEQEFEEEFVPVVLNHYPTATSRRNIMHLAQISEKTRFSQYDFGRAQNLKVYNAVSAPEYDLGKVTMPVALFVGKNDKLTSAKDVRLLLNSLPNIVEYRQMSRDQFNHIDHVWGRNMDAYLFPHVLKVLKKVLIVERENWIQKAIIKKA